Proteins from a genomic interval of Sphingobacterium lactis:
- a CDS encoding ribose-phosphate pyrophosphokinase, giving the protein MPLQFNTVKLFAGSGTLELAEKISKSYGKPLGDMTLSKFSDGEIQPFYNESVRGSDIFLIQSTNQPSDNLLELLLMIDAAKRASAHYITVVVPYFGYARQDRKDKPRVAIGAKMIANLITAAGAHRIMTMDLHAAQIQGFFDIPVDHLDGAIIFVPYIKSLNLENLMIASPDMGGSYRARTFAKFFNAEVVICDKRRKRANEIESMSIIGDVTGMDVVLIDDICDTAGTLSKAAALIMENGAKSVRAVCTHAVLSGKAYETIENSVLTEMIVTDTIQLNPEKAAQCSKIKVLSTANLFAGAIKNVNEHGSISDLFDVK; this is encoded by the coding sequence ATGCCTTTGCAATTTAATACCGTAAAATTATTCGCTGGATCGGGTACACTGGAATTAGCGGAGAAGATTTCAAAATCATACGGAAAACCTCTTGGAGACATGACTCTGTCAAAGTTTTCAGATGGCGAGATTCAACCATTTTACAATGAATCAGTTCGCGGGAGCGATATATTCCTCATCCAATCGACCAACCAACCTTCAGACAACTTATTGGAATTACTCTTGATGATCGATGCTGCGAAGCGTGCTTCTGCGCATTACATCACGGTGGTGGTACCTTATTTTGGCTATGCACGTCAGGACCGTAAGGACAAACCACGTGTAGCGATTGGCGCGAAGATGATTGCAAATCTGATTACCGCTGCGGGTGCTCACCGTATCATGACCATGGACTTGCACGCAGCACAGATCCAAGGATTCTTTGATATCCCGGTTGACCACTTGGATGGTGCGATAATCTTTGTTCCTTACATCAAGTCCTTGAACTTGGAGAACCTGATGATCGCTTCTCCGGATATGGGCGGATCGTACCGTGCGCGTACATTCGCGAAATTCTTCAATGCAGAGGTTGTGATCTGTGACAAACGCAGAAAACGTGCGAACGAAATTGAATCCATGTCCATCATCGGTGATGTTACAGGTATGGATGTGGTTCTGATCGATGATATCTGTGATACTGCGGGTACATTATCCAAGGCAGCAGCATTGATCATGGAGAACGGTGCAAAATCGGTACGTGCGGTGTGTACGCATGCTGTCCTATCGGGCAAGGCTTACGAAACCATCGAGAATTCTGTATTGACTGAAATGATCGTTACTGACACGATTCAATTGAACCCTGAAAAAGCAGCGCAGTGCAGCAAGATCAAGGTACTTTCCACGGCGAACCTATTTGCGGGTGCAATCAAGAATGTAAACGAGCATGGATCAATTTCTGATCTATTCGACGTAAAATAA